A single Ketogulonicigenium vulgare WSH-001 DNA region contains:
- a CDS encoding acetyl-CoA carboxylase carboxyltransferase subunit alpha translates to MNYLDFEKPLAEIEGKAEELRAMARANPEMDVEKEAAALDRKAGELLVQLYAGLSPWRKTQVARHPERPHCVDYINALFTDYTPLAGDRNFADDLSVMGGLARFNGKPVVVIGHEKGNDTKSRIVHNFGMARPEGYRKAIRLMDMADRFGLPVISFIDTPGAYPGKGAEERGQSEAIARSTEKCLALRVPLVSIVIGEGGSGGAVAFATANRVAMMEHSIYSVISPEGCASILWKDSNKMREAAEALRLTAQDLQELGVCDWVIREPVGGAHRAPLDAIKSVGLAIETMLGDLGTRSGDDLRQGRRKKFIGMGAKGLAA, encoded by the coding sequence ATGAATTACCTCGATTTCGAAAAACCCCTCGCAGAGATTGAAGGCAAGGCCGAAGAATTGCGCGCTATGGCGCGTGCGAATCCCGAAATGGATGTCGAGAAAGAGGCAGCAGCCCTCGACAGAAAAGCGGGTGAGCTGCTGGTGCAGCTTTACGCAGGCCTGTCGCCCTGGCGCAAAACCCAAGTGGCGCGCCATCCCGAGCGCCCGCATTGCGTTGATTATATCAACGCTTTGTTCACCGATTACACGCCGCTGGCGGGCGACCGGAACTTTGCTGACGATCTGTCGGTGATGGGCGGTCTTGCGCGTTTTAACGGCAAACCCGTCGTGGTCATCGGCCATGAAAAGGGCAACGATACCAAATCGCGCATCGTGCATAACTTTGGCATGGCCCGCCCCGAGGGCTATCGCAAAGCGATCCGCCTGATGGATATGGCCGACCGTTTCGGCCTGCCTGTCATCAGCTTTATCGACACGCCCGGCGCCTATCCGGGCAAAGGCGCTGAAGAGCGTGGCCAGTCCGAGGCGATTGCGCGCTCGACTGAAAAATGCCTCGCGCTGCGGGTGCCGCTGGTGTCGATCGTGATCGGTGAGGGTGGTTCGGGCGGTGCTGTCGCCTTTGCGACCGCCAACCGCGTCGCGATGATGGAACATTCGATCTATTCGGTCATCTCGCCCGAGGGTTGCGCCTCGATCCTGTGGAAGGATTCGAATAAGATGCGCGAAGCCGCCGAGGCGCTGCGCCTGACCGCGCAAGACCTGCAAGAGCTGGGCGTCTGCGATTGGGTCATCCGCGAGCCTGTCGGCGGTGCGCATCGCGCGCCTTTGGATGCGATCAAATCGGTCGGCCTCGCGATCGAGACGATGCTGGGTGACCTCGGCACACGTTCGGGCGACGATCTGCGTCAGGGCCGTCGCAAAAAGTTCATCGGCATGGGGGCCAAGGGCCTCGCCGCGTAA
- a CDS encoding UDP-N-acetylglucosamine 1-carboxyvinyltransferase yields the protein MAPSKSSERIEYVVEGGHRLSGEIEPSGNKNAALPIIAGALVTDQPVELTNVPRIRDVEALIELIKTLGVEAEWTGPNALRIHARTVQPTQLDPILCAQIRASILLAGPVLARCGNITLPPPGGDVIGRRRLDSHFLALRQLGAEITLDQDFTFTTNGLIGADVFLDEPSVTATENALCAAVAAKGTTVLRNCASEPHVQDLAHFLNGMGAKITGIGSNCMTIEGGLPLGGTSFRIGPDHIEVGSLIGLAAATNSDLRIKNAGVEHLRSTLMGFEKLGIVCQIEGDDLIIASGQAKKSSPISVAMSPRSRTSPGPHSPPIPCPSPSSPPPNARVWC from the coding sequence ATGGCCCCTTCCAAAAGCTCCGAACGGATCGAATATGTCGTGGAAGGGGGGCACCGCCTCTCTGGCGAGATTGAACCCTCGGGAAACAAGAACGCAGCTTTGCCGATCATCGCAGGCGCGCTTGTAACCGACCAGCCGGTTGAACTGACCAATGTCCCGCGTATTCGTGATGTCGAGGCGCTGATCGAACTGATCAAAACCCTTGGGGTCGAGGCTGAATGGACCGGCCCGAACGCTTTGCGCATTCATGCCCGCACCGTGCAGCCGACGCAGCTTGACCCGATTCTGTGTGCGCAGATCCGTGCCTCGATCCTGCTGGCGGGGCCGGTGCTGGCGCGCTGCGGGAATATCACGTTGCCCCCGCCCGGCGGCGATGTGATCGGCCGCCGCCGTCTGGACAGCCACTTCCTTGCGCTGCGCCAACTGGGGGCAGAAATCACGCTGGATCAGGACTTTACCTTTACCACGAACGGCCTGATCGGCGCGGATGTGTTCTTGGACGAGCCGTCTGTCACGGCCACCGAAAACGCCCTTTGTGCGGCCGTCGCAGCCAAGGGCACCACCGTCCTGCGTAACTGCGCATCCGAGCCGCATGTCCAGGATCTGGCACATTTTCTGAACGGGATGGGTGCAAAGATCACGGGCATCGGCTCGAACTGCATGACGATCGAGGGTGGCCTGCCGCTGGGCGGCACCAGCTTCCGCATCGGGCCCGATCATATCGAGGTCGGCTCGCTGATCGGTCTTGCCGCCGCGACGAATTCGGACCTGCGCATCAAGAACGCCGGCGTCGAGCATTTGCGCTCGACCCTGATGGGCTTTGAAAAGCTGGGGATCGTCTGCCAGATCGAAGGGGATGACCTGATCATCGCATCGGGTCAGGCGAAAAAATCCAGCCCGATTTCGGTGGCCATGTCCCCAAGATCGAGGACCAGCCCTGGCCCGCATTCCCCGCCGATACCATGTCCATCGCCATCGTCACCGCCACCCAATGCGAGGGTATGGTGCTGA
- a CDS encoding lysophospholipid acyltransferase family protein, which produces MKTIILWLRSALFQVLMYGGMAVVGIVFAPWALFSNKGAIAGARAFANYTRWALAFAAGIKTEIRGEIPQGEILLGSKHESFMDIIMQLSVLPRPKFVMKRELLYTPIVGQYALRLGCIPVDRGKGRQAIRKMKEEVISGRADPGQLIIYPQGTRVAPGEKRPYKGGIVTLYQEMGTACVPVAVNHGTFWPKRSFLRYPGTAVMEFLPAIPAGLEGADMLKQLETAVETASANLRAEAARARD; this is translated from the coding sequence ATGAAGACGATCATTCTATGGCTGCGCTCGGCGCTGTTTCAGGTGCTGATGTATGGCGGCATGGCCGTTGTTGGCATCGTCTTTGCACCTTGGGCGCTGTTTTCCAACAAAGGCGCAATCGCCGGTGCGCGCGCCTTTGCCAATTACACCCGCTGGGCTTTGGCCTTTGCGGCAGGCATCAAGACCGAGATCCGCGGCGAGATCCCGCAAGGCGAGATCCTGCTGGGCTCAAAGCACGAAAGCTTCATGGATATCATCATGCAGCTATCCGTCCTGCCCCGCCCGAAATTCGTAATGAAGCGCGAGCTGCTTTATACCCCCATCGTCGGGCAATATGCGCTGCGTCTGGGCTGCATCCCGGTTGATCGCGGCAAGGGGCGTCAGGCGATCCGCAAAATGAAAGAAGAAGTCATCTCGGGCCGCGCCGATCCCGGTCAGTTGATCATCTACCCGCAGGGCACGCGCGTCGCACCGGGTGAAAAGCGCCCCTATAAAGGCGGTATTGTGACGCTTTATCAGGAGATGGGCACGGCTTGCGTCCCCGTCGCGGTCAACCACGGCACATTCTGGCCCAAGCGCAGCTTTCTGCGCTATCCGGGTACCGCTGTGATGGAATTCCTGCCCGCAATCCCCGCAGGGTTAGAGGGCGCCGACATGCTGAAGCAGCTTGAGACGGCGGTCGAGACAGCCTCGGCGAACCTGCGCGCCGAAGCTGCCCGCGCGCGGGATTAA
- a CDS encoding cell division protein FtsX: MSDIMRRLLALLTGNPEADRAVPPTGFTARLTTFTAFAMAFLAVFALAFMLATDRLADRWSNELARSATLRVSAPADEVEAQVATALRVLGQTPGIAEYRRLSPEEQALLLEPWLGPGAPIENLPLPQIIDIAAEDGGFDAAGLRARLQAEVPGAVLDDHSRWRAPLLQSAQRLRLLGLSALALIGGPTAAMVMLAAQAALAANAQVIRVLRLVGARDSYIAGAFIRRFTLRALLGAAGGTLVGVTAILLMPDGGGDGGFLTGLSFAGADWLWSLLIPILAAMAGYFSTRAATRRHLREQS, translated from the coding sequence ATGAGCGATATCATGCGCCGCCTGCTGGCCCTGCTGACCGGCAACCCCGAGGCTGACCGCGCCGTCCCGCCCACCGGCTTTACCGCGCGGCTGACCACTTTTACCGCCTTTGCTATGGCCTTTCTGGCCGTCTTTGCACTGGCGTTCATGCTGGCGACCGACCGCCTTGCCGACCGCTGGTCAAATGAACTTGCCCGCAGCGCAACGCTGCGCGTCTCGGCCCCGGCCGACGAGGTCGAGGCGCAGGTCGCCACCGCGCTGCGCGTCCTTGGCCAAACACCCGGTATTGCCGAATATCGCCGCCTGAGCCCCGAGGAACAGGCCCTGCTGCTTGAACCTTGGCTGGGCCCCGGCGCGCCGATTGAAAACCTGCCGCTGCCGCAAATCATTGATATCGCGGCCGAGGACGGCGGTTTTGACGCGGCTGGCCTGCGCGCCCGCCTGCAGGCCGAAGTACCCGGTGCAGTGCTGGACGATCATTCCCGTTGGCGCGCCCCGCTGTTGCAATCGGCGCAGCGCCTGCGACTGCTGGGCCTGTCGGCGCTGGCGTTGATCGGCGGCCCGACCGCTGCGATGGTCATGCTGGCGGCGCAGGCCGCGCTGGCCGCCAACGCCCAAGTGATCCGCGTGTTGCGTCTGGTCGGGGCGCGTGACAGCTATATCGCGGGCGCATTCATTCGCCGTTTCACCCTGCGGGCCCTGCTGGGCGCGGCGGGCGGCACCTTGGTCGGTGTCACAGCGATTTTGCTGATGCCGGACGGCGGCGGCGATGGCGGCTTTCTGACCGGCCTCAGCTTTGCCGGGGCGGACTGGCTTTGGTCGCTACTTATTCCAATCCTTGCCGCGATGGCGGGTTATTTTTCGACGCGCGCCGCAACCCGGCGCCACCTGCGGGAACAATCATGA
- a CDS encoding cell division ATP-binding protein FtsE: protein MIELRNVAYSYGGAELFNSVSLALQPGSFHFLTGPSGAGKTTLLKLCYGELIATEGAVSIFGEDASRIGRDGVAEARRKIGVVHQDCQFLDHLPLGENIMLPMTVAGRKAEGADYLPDLLAWVGLTAQVGQLPPQLSGGERQRAALARAVISSPDVILADEPTGNIDWEMSQRLLMLLVELNRMGKAVLVATHDLNLIRAAKAHVPVRILRLRDRRLQSAGADL, encoded by the coding sequence GTGATCGAGCTGCGCAATGTCGCCTATTCCTACGGCGGAGCCGAGCTGTTCAACAGCGTATCGCTGGCGCTGCAACCGGGGTCTTTCCATTTTCTGACCGGCCCTTCGGGCGCAGGAAAAACAACCCTGCTGAAACTCTGCTATGGCGAATTGATCGCAACCGAAGGCGCCGTGTCCATCTTTGGCGAAGATGCGTCCCGTATCGGTCGCGACGGTGTGGCCGAGGCGCGCCGCAAGATCGGCGTTGTACACCAAGATTGCCAGTTCCTTGACCATCTGCCCCTGGGCGAGAATATCATGCTGCCGATGACCGTCGCGGGCCGCAAGGCCGAGGGCGCCGATTACCTGCCCGATCTGCTGGCCTGGGTTGGCCTGACAGCGCAGGTCGGTCAATTGCCGCCGCAACTGTCGGGGGGCGAGCGACAACGCGCCGCCCTCGCCCGCGCAGTGATCTCATCGCCCGATGTGATTCTAGCGGATGAGCCGACGGGCAACATCGACTGGGAAATGTCCCAGCGCCTGCTTATGCTGCTGGTCGAGTTGAACCGCATGGGCAAAGCCGTGCTGGTCGCAACCCACGACCTGAACCTGATCCGCGCGGCAAAGGCTCATGTGCCGGTGCGCATCCTGCGCCTGCGCGATCGCCGCCTGCAATCTGCGGGGGCGGATCTATGA
- a CDS encoding zinc-ribbon domain-containing protein, with protein sequence MRLVCPNCGATYQVAGDLIPADGRDVECSACGHGWLAFAPVAESLLPAPLPQSTVTPEVAEILRAEAARETRVRADERAEERQVAQDRGPVAEKPANEDQTPVPPPLFRPATKAEAEAAAAARAAAAAAKARDVVSADVRPVSQAAAVKTPAAPLPAEPVKDPGAHGGFLIGFLAAGGIALVGVLTYHGAPALMQSWPESAPYLQPYVSTIDGWRIWLQDQATALTTP encoded by the coding sequence ATGCGGCTTGTCTGCCCCAATTGCGGCGCAACCTATCAGGTAGCTGGCGACCTTATCCCCGCCGACGGGCGCGATGTCGAATGTTCGGCCTGCGGTCACGGCTGGCTGGCCTTTGCGCCGGTTGCCGAATCGTTGCTGCCCGCGCCTTTGCCGCAATCCACCGTCACCCCCGAAGTGGCCGAGATCCTACGTGCCGAGGCCGCACGCGAGACCCGTGTCCGCGCGGATGAGCGCGCCGAGGAGCGTCAGGTCGCGCAAGATCGCGGACCGGTCGCTGAAAAGCCAGCCAACGAAGATCAAACACCCGTGCCGCCGCCGCTGTTTCGCCCCGCCACCAAGGCCGAGGCAGAGGCCGCCGCCGCGGCGCGGGCTGCGGCCGCTGCGGCAAAGGCGCGTGATGTGGTGTCCGCTGATGTGCGGCCCGTGTCGCAGGCGGCTGCGGTGAAAACGCCCGCCGCGCCCTTACCGGCAGAGCCTGTGAAAGATCCGGGCGCGCATGGCGGGTTTCTGATCGGGTTTTTGGCGGCGGGCGGCATCGCGCTGGTCGGTGTGTTGACCTATCACGGCGCGCCCGCGTTGATGCAAAGCTGGCCCGAAAGCGCGCCCTATCTGCAACCCTATGTCAGCACGATCGACGGCTGGCGTATCTGGTTGCAAGATCAGGCAACGGCGCTGACGACCCCCTAA
- a CDS encoding DUF4175 domain-containing protein yields the protein MFAKRSSPVDRRAPPERALIALDAGLDWPLRLSRLALKAEAAARAFWPLWVAFALTLALWLSGWRGPWVFYLLGAGVLAMLGALVLGLRRYRAPTTAAVIARLDRAIPNQPLAALLDAQATGLNDPAAQALWRAHLRRMIAAAGGAKAGWPQFDLAGRDRLGLRHLALVALVGAAIFGQRGGPVVTPDLPGFSGTDYPLASWEGWATPPTFTGLPTLYLGDQPEGAMDLPEGTRIQLNLYDAAGTLSVEQTVSAPQDPQAPEQIFTVAQDGSLIINGAPGAEWDIGMLPDQPPEITLLDERTADADGRFQWPFTAFDDYAITGGHVTISLDLDKVERLYGLAAAPSATDPVVLDLPLPFTGARREITGDVTDTLSQHVFAGLPVTVQAEVVDAAGQVGRSAMIEMTLPGKRFFQPVARAIAEQRRDLLWSVDNQPRVLGLLRAIYFQPETLITNRNTQLRLSYAIRMMTRDTVDVPEVAQLLWEIAIQFEEGALSDARERLRRAQERLDEAMRSGASAAEIQELMDELRAATEAYLDMLAENMVPGESTLDQPPRDQGEQQTVTQDQIQALMDRIQELMNEGRMAEAAQLMEQLNELLENLQMQEGEGGESRDGEGQGGAMQDLQDTLRNQQQLSDETFRQMQEEFGRNRGQQGQQPTPDEGTDQSPDEGADEGANEGGQGQPGDNPDMQGQGGGADPDQPSEGGTGGPGAGDPQDGPDLGGAQRALRDQLETLRDALPEVEGESADRAAEALDRAEGAMENAERAIEQGNLPEAIDQQGAALDALREGMQAMREAINQQQQGESGEYRQGEDNPSASAPQRNDPLGRGGGAGGPQGERENAVPENGQRRADDILNELRRRAGERERAEEELDYLRRLLEE from the coding sequence CTGTTTGCCAAGCGCTCCAGCCCCGTTGATCGCCGCGCACCGCCCGAGCGCGCACTGATCGCACTGGACGCAGGGCTGGACTGGCCGCTGCGCCTGTCTCGCTTGGCCTTGAAGGCAGAGGCCGCCGCCCGCGCCTTTTGGCCGCTTTGGGTCGCCTTTGCGCTGACTTTGGCGCTGTGGCTATCAGGCTGGCGCGGGCCTTGGGTCTTTTACCTGCTGGGCGCAGGCGTCTTGGCGATGCTGGGGGCGTTGGTCCTTGGCCTTCGCCGCTATCGCGCGCCAACCACTGCAGCGGTCATCGCACGCCTTGACCGCGCCATCCCCAATCAGCCGCTGGCGGCGCTGCTGGATGCGCAGGCGACCGGCCTGAATGATCCGGCGGCACAGGCTTTGTGGCGGGCGCATCTGCGGCGCATGATTGCGGCGGCGGGCGGTGCAAAAGCGGGCTGGCCGCAGTTTGATCTGGCGGGCCGTGACCGGCTGGGCCTGCGCCATCTGGCGCTGGTCGCACTGGTCGGGGCTGCGATATTCGGCCAGCGCGGCGGGCCTGTCGTGACGCCCGATCTGCCCGGCTTTAGCGGCACGGATTATCCGCTGGCCAGTTGGGAAGGCTGGGCGACACCGCCCACATTCACCGGCCTTCCGACCCTTTACCTTGGCGATCAGCCCGAAGGCGCGATGGATCTGCCCGAGGGCACGCGGATTCAGCTGAACCTCTATGATGCGGCAGGCACGCTGTCGGTGGAGCAGACCGTTTCAGCACCGCAAGACCCCCAAGCGCCCGAGCAGATTTTCACCGTCGCCCAAGATGGATCGCTGATCATCAACGGAGCGCCGGGGGCCGAGTGGGATATCGGTATGCTGCCGGACCAGCCGCCCGAAATCACCCTGCTGGACGAGCGCACCGCCGATGCGGATGGCCGCTTTCAGTGGCCCTTCACCGCCTTTGACGATTACGCCATTACCGGCGGCCATGTGACGATCAGCCTGGATCTGGATAAGGTCGAGCGGCTTTACGGACTTGCTGCCGCGCCCTCGGCGACTGATCCCGTGGTGCTGGACCTGCCGCTGCCCTTTACCGGCGCGCGGCGCGAGATCACCGGCGATGTCACAGACACCCTGTCGCAGCATGTTTTTGCCGGCCTGCCGGTCACCGTGCAGGCCGAGGTTGTGGATGCGGCGGGACAGGTCGGACGCTCGGCGATGATCGAGATGACCCTGCCCGGCAAGCGGTTCTTCCAGCCGGTCGCCCGCGCGATTGCCGAGCAGCGCCGCGATCTGCTGTGGTCGGTCGATAATCAGCCGCGTGTGCTTGGCCTTTTGCGCGCGATCTATTTCCAGCCCGAAACGCTGATCACCAACCGCAACACGCAGCTGCGCCTATCCTATGCGATCCGGATGATGACGCGTGACACTGTGGACGTGCCTGAAGTTGCACAGCTTTTGTGGGAAATCGCCATCCAGTTCGAGGAAGGCGCCCTGTCGGATGCCCGCGAACGCCTGCGCCGCGCGCAAGAGCGTCTGGACGAGGCGATGCGCTCGGGCGCGTCCGCCGCCGAAATTCAGGAATTGATGGACGAGCTACGCGCCGCGACCGAGGCCTATCTGGATATGCTGGCGGAAAACATGGTGCCGGGCGAATCGACCCTCGACCAGCCGCCGCGTGATCAGGGCGAACAACAGACCGTCACCCAAGACCAGATTCAGGCGCTGATGGACCGCATCCAAGAGCTGATGAACGAAGGCCGCATGGCTGAGGCGGCCCAGTTGATGGAGCAGTTGAACGAGCTGCTGGAAAACCTGCAAATGCAGGAAGGCGAAGGTGGCGAGTCCCGCGATGGCGAGGGCCAAGGCGGCGCGATGCAGGATCTGCAAGATACGCTGCGCAACCAGCAGCAGTTGTCGGACGAGACCTTCCGCCAGATGCAGGAAGAATTCGGCCGCAACCGCGGCCAGCAAGGCCAGCAACCCACGCCCGATGAGGGCACAGATCAAAGTCCAGACGAAGGCGCTGATGAGGGAGCCAATGAAGGCGGCCAAGGCCAGCCCGGCGACAATCCCGACATGCAGGGTCAAGGTGGCGGCGCCGATCCCGATCAGCCATCCGAGGGCGGCACCGGCGGCCCTGGCGCGGGCGATCCGCAGGACGGGCCCGACCTTGGCGGTGCGCAGCGCGCTTTGCGCGATCAGCTCGAGACATTGCGCGATGCCCTGCCCGAGGTCGAAGGCGAAAGCGCGGACCGCGCCGCAGAGGCGCTGGACCGCGCTGAAGGCGCGATGGAAAATGCTGAACGCGCCATCGAACAGGGCAATCTGCCCGAGGCGATCGACCAACAAGGGGCAGCTTTGGACGCGCTGCGCGAGGGCATGCAGGCCATGCGCGAGGCGATCAACCAGCAACAACAAGGCGAAAGCGGCGAATACCGGCAGGGCGAGGATAACCCCAGCGCCAGCGCGCCGCAGCGCAACGATCCGCTGGGTCGCGGCGGTGGTGCTGGCGGGCCGCAGGGCGAGCGTGAAAATGCCGTGCCCGAAAACGGCCAGCGCCGCGCTGACGATATCCTGAACGAGCTGCGCCGCCGCGCGGGCGAGCGTGAGCGCGCCGAGGAAGAACTCGACTACCTGCGCCGCCTGCTTGAGGAATAA
- the lysA gene encoding diaminopimelate decarboxylase has translation MDHFNYRDGVLFAEDVSVADIARAVGTPVYIYSTATLKRHFQLFDDALAGMPHLVCFAVKANSNVAVLKTLGDLGAGMDVVSVGEYLRAKAAGVPGERIVFSGIGKTREEIRTTLLGGIRQFNVESEPELQAISDIASELGLIAPVAVRVNPDVDAHTHAKIATGKSENKFGIPISRAQAVYAFAASLPGIQVVGIDVHIGSQLTDLAPFRAAYQKVAELTEVLRAEGHTISRLDLGGGLGIPYRRDNSAPPLPSEYGAMVRETLGHLDVEIEIEPGRLIAGNAGLLVSRVIYVKEGEDRRFLIVDAAMNDLIRPAMYEAHHDIIPVDESLAPSTVYDVVGPVCETGDTFARGRAMAPLNAGELVAFRSAGAYGAVMASEYNSRPLVPEVLVNGDQFAVIRPRPSYEEMIARDTIPAWL, from the coding sequence ATGGATCATTTCAATTACCGTGACGGCGTCTTGTTCGCCGAAGATGTCAGCGTGGCCGATATCGCCCGCGCGGTCGGCACGCCCGTTTACATCTATTCGACCGCGACGCTAAAGCGTCACTTCCAATTGTTCGATGACGCGCTGGCTGGCATGCCGCATCTGGTGTGCTTTGCGGTCAAGGCGAATTCCAACGTTGCCGTATTGAAAACGCTGGGCGACCTCGGTGCGGGCATGGATGTGGTCTCGGTGGGGGAATATCTGCGCGCCAAGGCGGCGGGTGTGCCCGGCGAGCGCATCGTCTTTTCCGGCATCGGCAAAACGCGCGAGGAAATCCGCACGACCTTGCTGGGCGGCATCCGTCAGTTCAACGTCGAGAGCGAGCCTGAGCTGCAGGCGATCTCGGACATCGCATCGGAACTGGGGCTGATCGCCCCGGTCGCCGTACGCGTGAACCCCGATGTCGACGCCCATACCCATGCCAAAATCGCGACCGGCAAGTCGGAAAACAAATTCGGCATCCCGATCTCGCGCGCGCAGGCCGTTTACGCCTTTGCCGCCAGCCTGCCCGGCATTCAAGTGGTCGGGATCGACGTGCATATCGGATCGCAACTGACTGACCTTGCGCCCTTCCGCGCCGCCTATCAAAAAGTCGCCGAACTGACCGAAGTGCTGCGCGCCGAGGGTCACACGATCAGCCGTCTGGATCTGGGCGGCGGCCTTGGCATTCCTTATCGTCGCGATAATTCCGCGCCGCCCCTGCCGTCCGAATATGGCGCGATGGTGCGCGAGACGCTGGGCCATCTGGATGTCGAGATCGAGATCGAACCCGGTCGCCTGATCGCGGGCAATGCCGGCCTGCTGGTCAGCCGCGTCATCTATGTGAAAGAGGGCGAGGATCGCCGTTTCCTGATCGTCGATGCCGCGATGAACGACCTGATCCGCCCCGCCATGTATGAGGCGCATCACGATATTATCCCCGTCGATGAAAGCCTTGCGCCCAGCACGGTTTACGACGTGGTGGGGCCGGTCTGCGAGACCGGCGATACCTTTGCGCGGGGACGCGCCATGGCACCCTTGAATGCGGGGGAACTGGTGGCGTTCCGGTCCGCCGGGGCCTATGGTGCCGTTATGGCGTCGGAATATAACTCGCGCCCGCTGGTGCCCGAGGTGCTTGTGAACGGCGATCAATTCGCAGTTATCCGGCCCCGCCCCAGCTATGAGGAGATGATCGCCCGCGATACGATCCCCGCATGGCTTTGA
- the argH gene encoding argininosuccinate lyase has translation MTKTSNAMWGGRFATGPDAIMEAINASIGFDKRLARQDIEGSRAHAAMLAATGIITDKDAEAIREGLLTVLSEIEGGNFAFSTALEDIHMNVEARLKEIIGEPAGRLHTARSRNDQVAVDFRLWVRDQCDAADAALLAIIQALLAQAEAAADWVMPGFTHLQVAQPVTLGHHLMAYVEMFARDRSRFADARKRMNESPLGAAALAGTSFPIDRHMTAAALGFDRPTANSLDSTSDRDFALEYLAAASICAMHLSRLSEELVIWSTAQFRFVRMSDRWSTGSSIMPQKRNPDAAELIRAKIGRIMGANVALMTVMKGLPLTYSKDMQEDKEQVFDAADNLMLALAAMTGMISDMTANRDVMEKAAATGFSTATDLADWLVRELNLPFRDAHHVTGTLVALAEGKACDLPDLTLADMQGVHAGIRADIFDVLGVQNSVASRTSYGGTAPTNVRAQIQRWKDAL, from the coding sequence ATGACCAAGACTTCGAATGCCATGTGGGGCGGGCGTTTCGCCACCGGCCCGGACGCGATCATGGAGGCGATCAACGCCTCGATCGGGTTCGACAAGCGGCTTGCCCGACAAGACATCGAAGGCTCGCGCGCCCATGCGGCGATGCTGGCCGCGACAGGCATCATTACCGATAAGGATGCCGAGGCCATCAGGGAAGGCCTCCTCACCGTATTGTCAGAGATTGAGGGCGGAAATTTCGCCTTTTCAACGGCTCTTGAAGATATTCACATGAATGTCGAGGCCCGCCTGAAAGAGATTATCGGCGAGCCTGCGGGTCGTCTGCACACTGCGCGTTCGCGCAATGACCAGGTGGCGGTCGATTTCCGCCTGTGGGTGCGCGACCAATGCGATGCGGCGGATGCTGCGCTGCTGGCGATCATTCAGGCGCTGCTGGCGCAGGCCGAGGCTGCCGCCGATTGGGTCATGCCCGGCTTTACCCATTTGCAGGTCGCGCAGCCCGTCACGCTCGGCCACCATCTGATGGCCTATGTCGAGATGTTCGCGCGCGACCGCTCGCGCTTTGCGGATGCGCGCAAGCGCATGAACGAATCGCCCTTGGGCGCGGCGGCGCTGGCGGGCACATCCTTCCCCATTGACCGTCATATGACGGCAGCGGCGCTGGGCTTTGACCGCCCGACGGCCAATTCGCTCGATTCGACATCAGACCGCGACTTTGCGCTGGAATATCTGGCGGCAGCCTCGATCTGCGCGATGCATCTGTCGCGCCTTTCTGAAGAGCTGGTCATCTGGTCGACCGCGCAATTCCGTTTTGTCCGCATGTCGGATCGCTGGTCGACGGGTTCCTCGATCATGCCGCAAAAGCGCAATCCCGACGCGGCAGAGCTGATCCGCGCCAAGATCGGCCGTATCATGGGCGCGAATGTCGCCCTGATGACCGTGATGAAGGGCCTGCCGCTGACCTATTCCAAGGACATGCAAGAGGACAAAGAGCAGGTCTTTGACGCCGCTGACAATCTGATGCTGGCGCTGGCGGCGATGACGGGGATGATCTCGGACATGACCGCCAACCGCGATGTGATGGAAAAGGCCGCTGCGACCGGTTTCTCGACCGCGACCGATCTGGCCGATTGGCTGGTGCGCGAGTTGAACCTGCCGTTTCGTGATGCGCACCACGTCACCGGCACGCTGGTCGCGCTGGCCGAGGGCAAGGCCTGCGATCTGCCTGACCTGACGCTGGCCGATATGCAGGGCGTCCACGCCGGTATCCGCGCCGATATCTTTGACGTGCTGGGCGTGCAGAACTCGGTCGCCAGCCGCACGTCTTACGGTGGCACCGCGCCTACGAATGTGCGCGCGCAGATCCAGCGCTGGAAAGACGCGCTATGA